The genomic DNA TGTTAGGGTGACTTGCCGCTATTACCAATCAGCGGAGAGTCGGAAGAGTTCTTGCCACATCCGTGCCCAAAAGTGGGAATTTTTCTGCGCGAGACTAACGGAGGACCCCGTTTGGGGACGAGATGATGCCAAGAATTCAGCCTTTGGATCCGCACGCCGGAAGCCCGAATGAGAGAAACAACATGGCTCGCCTGTAAATTGAGCCAACTGTGCGGGGTAATCTGGGATTCAATGGTGCAATGTCTCACTCCATGAGGGTCTAAGCAGGGACTCAGATTCGGGCCAAGTGCCGTTTAGGTCAATCTCCCCCAGACctgagagaagagaacaaaTGAGAATCTGGGGGCGGCCCGGAGTTCTGACCCCAATGTTACAACGCTAATGCCATGGCGTCCCCGCCATTGAATCCTAATTGATTGGATTACAGAGAAACAATTACTCATGGTTTTTGGTCGGGTGCATGCTTATGCTTGTACAACCCCCGTTGAGGTTGGTCGTGAGAAACATGCCCTAACATCCCCAAGCTTTTGCTGGAGGGTGACCGTCACGTTGTAGCCCCTCCTTGCTTCGGAGCCCGAAGGAATGTCACAATGACATGCAATGTTTGTAGAACGACGACGATCCAAGCCGCCCCAAATCTCAGCGGCACCAGTCAGAGAAGTCCAGACCAGCACTCACGGCGACGATCCCTACGACATAATTAAACTCATCCTGGTAGCTTCATACACCCCCAGACCAATCCCATGGGGCAAATGATGGGCCTCTGCAACCTAAACCCGATCCTGCTAAGAATAACCCACGGGCTCCATTCTCCTGATCCATTCTGGCCGAGGCCGGACCTGCCCACGCATGTGAGCTTCATTGCGGTCCGTcgtgtatatatagagaCTGCTGGAAGCGCCTCGATGGGAGAAAGAACAGATCAGAGCTCTCCATTCTTTTGGCAACGTTCTTAGCTTCTCTGCACTCGGGCACTCGTTTGGTCTTCCCAATTATACATAGATCACCTTAATCTTAATTCAACTTACCAGTCTTTCCCGTCAAGATGAGATTCTCCGCTATCTTCACCCTGGGTCTCGCCGGCACCGCCCTGGCCACCCCCCTCGTTGAGCGTGCTGGTTCCTCCCCCACCGACATCATCTCCGGCATCAGCGACAAGACCGATGCTCTCGACTCCGCCATCAAGGCTTACAACGGTGGTGACCCCTCCAAGGTTGAGTCCGCCTCCGCTGACTTGATCTCGACCATCACCAAGGGCACTGATGCCATCAAGAGCGGTGATGATATCAGCACCACCGATGCTCTTGCTCTGCCTGAGCCCGTCCAGGCTTTGACCAAGAAGGTCGAGCAGGCTATCGATGACATTATCGCCAAGAAGGACAAGTTCGTCGAGGCTGGCGCTGGCGGCAAGGTCAAGGACTCCCTGAACCAGCAGAAGTCCGCTGCCGATGGTCTCGCCTCTgccatcacctccaaggtCCCTGAGTCTCTCAAGGAGATTGCCCAGAGCCTCTCCGCTGGTATCAGCACCGCTATCCAGAAGGGTGTCGATGCGTACAAGGACGTTTCCGACTCCGTCCCCTCTTCCAGCGCTGGCTCCTCCGCGAGCGCCACTGCCACCGGCAGCGCTTCTGAGACCGGCAGCGCCTCTACTACCGGTTCTGCCTCCGCCACCTCCAGCTCCGTGATCCCCACCTCCTCCGGTGCTGCCAGCTCCTCTGCTGCCCCCTCCGGCTCCAGCACCCCCACTGGCTCCGGCTCTGCCTCCGCcacctctcctcccttggCCACCGGTGCTGCCAACAAGGCCACCATCGGCTACTCCCTTGGTGCCgtcgccatggccgccatTGCCGTCGCTGTCTAAGCGATGAACCTCCATGGGATGATCCCATCGTCCTGCTACGACCTTTGACGATGGTGACGAAGACAAGCGCCATGACCGATTGGAACGATTAGGAACACAATGGGCTTGTTCTGTATATTTTATTCTGTCTTACCGAATTAATGTAACGGGCACTGCCTGTATATACCGCGTTTGAAATTTGCTATAGTCTAGTAATGGATTATATTTGCCAATTGatagctttttcttgtaATATCTCAACTTGATAGAAGGactgagaaaaaaaaaaaaaaggaaaagggagacagaGGAACCCTCCTCGGATGCACCCGAAACCAGACCCGGCGCGGGTTTAGCGTAGGAATAGATAACCCGCGGCTTGTTTTTAAACAAGAAATTTAAATGTATGGTTCTGAACAAATAACCTGGAGAGGCGGTAGACGAACCTTTTATGTAGGTTTGGGATATAATGCCAAAAGTAGCAGCCGTATTTCAACACCAGCCGGGCTAGCTCAATCGGTAGAGCGTGAGACTCTTAGTCTTCACggtatctcaaggttgcgggtTCGACCCCCGCGTTCGGcttatctttttgttttttgatATCTGACGTACTTTGCGGCTCTGGGTGATTTCCGCAGCTAACTGCCTGATTTTTTCGTGTTCATGTTCGATCAACTACGATGTATATGGTCAATACGTACTATTTTTGGAGGCTCAAgtgttttcttgttcatttttatattttattcaTTCAAATTTATTTTGACACTGACGTTTGTGTTGTAGGTCTTGGACTGCTAATATTCCTGCATATCAACCAcgtagatatatatatccctatCACTCTAGTTTCCGTTAATCACCTTCCCCACACGAAACAACCAGCGAGAGATGACAAGCATGAAAGCGGACCTATTAGATTCACGGAGAAATTATCCTGTAGAATACTATGGGACCTTTAAAGCCCACTCCCATACTTCACACCTACTCGGTCGCGATCGAAGCCTTCTGAGGACTTTTTGTAATGCGACAAACCAGATATCGGCTCAATAAAGAGTTCTCTTCTTGTGATGGGCCTAACAACCGCAAATGGTATTTCTGCTCTCGTTGTTTCTGCGCTACAATGGAGCCAATACTTATCAAACTAGGATTGATAGGACGGACTTGACGCTAACAACCATGTAAGGGGTTAACTCCGGgggaaatcaatcaatcttcAAACCATTTACTTTCCAAAAGCTGCTGTGCTGTCGGCCTATCCCTCCAATCTAGCTTCATCATCCCTGAAATGAattctttgtctttcagGGACACTTCACCTTCTGTTGTTCGGGAAAACGGAGTTGTTTGTGATTGAGGAATCTCATGCATCAGGAGCAGAATTGCATGCCAGTTTCGGTGCTTGCAATTTCCCCTTACTTCGCTGGGAAGGGGCCAAAATAGCGGAACTGTTGCTCCTGCACTTCTAGATTGTATTATTCGTGGTCATAAGGAATCGCACGTGGCCGGAAATATTAAAGCCCCCCCAATATATCAGGCTAATCAGCTGCAACAAAGTGTTAGGCCAGTTCCTTGAATTGAATATCTGCCGGACTTACCACGGCCCCAAACGACCAAATATCTGTTGCTGTGTTCTATGGCGTTTCCATGATTACTTCAGGGCTCGACCACATAGCTGCTCCAACAGGGTGTACCGCTCCTAGCAAACTCACTGTCGGCTGTATCGCAGCCACCAAGGTCGCCGAGCTGGACTTGAGAAGAACCTGTTGTCGCCATCCTGGTAATTGACAAAGACATTGTCAAGCTTCACATCTGAAGGCCAAAGTTATCAGTGGAATGTCCGATGAGAATTCGAAACAACTTACCTGTATGCACGTATCCTTCTTTATGGATTACACTTAATGCGTCCAGCATACATCTGGCAACATATTTCAGTTCTTCTCGATTAAGAGCTTTTTTGACCGAGAAATTTAGAAGGTGATCGTCAAGATGTTTTAAGATGATGATAGGTGGTTCGGCGGGCTCTTGAATCTCCTCTATTAGTGGTCTTAAGTGAGTCGTTGAGTGTTGAAATCGAGTTAAAAAATCTCTCTCATTTGCGACACGGGGGTGTCCCTGGACTCCTTTGACCACAACCGTTCCCGCCGTTACCGACCAATGAGACGGATGCTACGATATTCTGGGCATTCACGTCCTGGCGCTGATTGAAACGCTTAGACCTCCAGATATTCTATGCCTAAGGAGATGGTGGATGATCCGACCCAGTATCGGGGCCGAGTCACATTAACGGAACGTTTCTTGTACCTCGTCAAAAAGGCTTACGAGGGCGGCGAGGCCATCAATACCATGAATGCTCTAGATTGGGTCGGTCCAGATAGCAGCAgagtcgatgaagaagatgacgattATGTCTCAATGGGCGAAGGGGGTGATGAAAGCATCggtgaaatgaagaaaagcaaggaagacaaagacaagtACTCGGTTATGACCCGCAGCTCAACGAGAAGACAGGATGCTGAGTCGACACTCGAAGAGTTGCGGACTGGCACCGAACAACTTAGCATTGAAGGCCAATCTCATCCATACTCCAGTCTTGAATGGAAACGTGGTTCAATATCTGTTTCCTTTGATGACTCAAAAAGCAAGTGGTACTATACTGcccaaagaaagagagtaTATATTCAGCTTCACGAAGACCCAGATGAAGGCGACATTTTCGTTATGAATAATCTCCGTCATCGCGCGAGGAAATATACATAATATACTCTAGTTGATAGTATTCTTAAGTCCACTATAGACTGTGATCTCTGGGCGGAAGTATATCACTCTTCCTTCACGATAACATAAGTATGATATCCTTTCTGAAAGTAGggcttgtttttctctcTGTTGTTTCTATAGACCAATacgattttttttttttttttgaaatTCTTAATCTAGCTTTTAATAGGCTGCCTTTGATGTACATCGagtaaataaatataaatatgacTTTCGTTCCCTTCAAACGATCTACAGCTAGTATAATATACGTTTAGATGGAACCTATTAGTACCAGCCCTAGAGTTTTACCGAAGATTGTTGGTGAAAAGAGATTCAAATATGGAAGCCCGCAACTTCTGAACTGTTGAAGGAGGTCGCTTAGTGGAGATCAAAATGCGCGTAGAATTCAATTATATCGAGAACCTCCTTGAGGTTTATGCAGAGCGCCACCACAGTGTTCTTATTGCCATTTCCGAAGACATACTAGAGTTAGATGTCCTAATCCCCTTATCAGTCAGATTTTATCCTTTTATGAAAATGCAATGGTTTTGTTGTTCAAGGCCCTAGTATCTCACACGGAGATCGAACCGGAGCAGAGGTGTCCGGCCCGTTTACGTGTCTGATTGGCTTGCTGAGTCTTATCAGGACATGTCAATTCGTCTGACACGACAGGCCACACCAGGTACAAACTTCATAGAGGTCATGACCTGCTTCTAGAAGGCATACTTGCTGCTCCCTATCGGACGATGAGGCTGAAGACGAGCAAGCTGAATCGGGATGCATGATGGAGATGTGGGGCCTCGCGAGGAAGAATGGTTCGTAGTGGTGGAGCAGGACGAACACTCCCAGCCTACGGAATAGGCAACGTGATTTGATCGAGCTGCCAATCTGCTCAGCTTGCATGCCAAAGTACTCCCGAGTAAGTTAGCGTCTTGCCGCTCAATCGACGATGTGGGCTTAGGTGGGTCTCCATAACAATGCAAGGAGGAAAACCTTTCCAAATCTCCGATTAGGATCTCCTGTCTATTGGTGTTGGATGGGGCAATGCGGGCTTACTATTATTACTTTGGCCAGAGTTAAATTTTTGCCGAACTTGTCCTACCGAAACTCCTTCCCACTCAGCTTGGCTGCATTCTTAATATCCCAGCCCCTAAGAATTCATATCAGCGTCCGGTAGCAAACTTCTCCGCATGTTCAGATCTCAGCATTCGAGGTCTGAGCATAAAATGTGGCCCGCTATTGACTCTCTTGGATTTAAAATGGATTGGAAATTCGCCCAGCGTCATGTATTACGACTTGCCGCTGCCACGGCTGCCCTCCTTTTGGTGGCGTTCCTCTACATTAATTTCAATGTgggatcatcaacaatgggGGAGGCTATCCGGGTAAATAACAAAACGCAGTCCTGTATAGACTTCGACCCTGCAACTGTATCCGAGAAGCTGCATTCGACCATAAGGCTGAAGCAACACACCTACAATAACGCGGAGATTTCCGAGTTTGTGTGCAGTATTTTGAACCATGATATGAATCTCACCGCCAAGCTTGACTGCTCCGTGTCCATTGACTCCCGATATGAACATCTGCGGCCCTCACCATCCGGGAGCCCCCGGATTCAATACTACTTCGCATTGGATCTCTACCAAGCTGTGCACATCATTCTCCCACTTATGGGCGCCATAATGGAGGCAATACGCTATCTGGGACCCGAGTACTGTGCGCTCTCTATCGTGGAAGGCCGATCAACGGACGGTACATACGCTATTCTTGCCGGTCTAAAGACTGAGCTCGCCGCCATGGGTGTGCCCTACTTCCTTGTCCGAGACTACCTGGACCCCAAAGCTGGAGGCGAAAATCGCATCACGGCATTATCGCATCTCCGCAACCTCGCTCTTGAACCGTTACTGGAAGAGAGCAAGAGCAAACATAGCCGGCTTGCCTCCAAGCCCACGATTATTTTCGTGAATGATATCGTGATCTGCCCcgaagatatcctggaatTAATACACCAGCGCGTGATACAGTCCGCATCAATGACCTGCGCTTTTGACTGGAACAAAAACGCCGGCAATTTCTACGACTCCTGGGTTTCGCGCTCGATGTCGGGCAATCTGTTCTTCGAAGTAACTCACGATGGCAGGCACTGGCTCGGTGACGACATGTTTTTTGACCATCCTGACAGTGCAGCCCGATGGGATCAAACTCTTCCGATACAGGTTTATTCCTGCTGGGGTGGAATGGTCACTCTCGACGCGGAACCGTTTATCCGGGGAAGTATTGCATTTCGCAGCTCAGACAAAGAGGAGTGCTACATGGGCGAGCCCATGACGCTCGCCAAAGACCTCTGGAAGCAGGGTAGGGGCCAGATCCTCGCCGTGCCTTCTGTGAATACTGGATACGAATACGACCAAGCGCGGGATGCAAAAGGACGGCGCGGGTACGTCCACGATATTGTCAATCACACTCAATACAACACAGAGGCGGAGCTAGTGAAATGGCAGAAGGCTCCTCCACCCATGGTGAAATGCATGCCAGTGTTTGAACGGCAGTGGTGGACGACACCTGTTTGAATAaaaattttctatatatactgtatTTTGGAATACCCATTTGATATCTGTGTCACGCTAGTTTTAATTAGTCTCCTATATAGATGGTAGAGGAAATTTCCTACCCCCTAGAGTGACTCTGAGCCTATTAGTTGCCCAGCTGCCTTGGAGATAGAGCGTAAGACCAAGATTCTCCGGGTTTATATGTATTTGTGCATGACCCTCACTGAGAGTGGACTCAAATCTGATGAATTACCAAAAAGGGATTAGTGcatcaacaaccatcaaATACTGGTCTAACGGTATTAAAGATACTGGAGCAAACTTGGAACCGACGCTCCGTGCCCTACCCACTATACGGAGAGCGAGCTTCGTACCCATGCCAAGGAAAGCGAAGGATGGAACGACGTGCAAGACTTTTGGGAGTCAGTCGCAAGTATCATTTCCAGGGATGGATGGACAACTAATGATCGTTATGGTAACGCTGTGGCCCTCTTCAAAGAGCTACGAGAAATAGGCCGGAAATCGATGGTAGGcagggaaggagaggattTCGAGGAGCAACCACAGTGGGTTGAAGATACATGACTCGATAGTGGCCGACCTCGTATTTTTAGGTTCTTTTGCCCGACACTAGTTTACTCTGATATTGAGTTGCCGCGTGGCATAGCAGAGTAACCTTGGAGACGAGGCTTACGTTGGATACCAAGGTCTTGGCCTGCTTGACATCCATGGACCACGACCAAATCACAAAGAGAATCTCGGCAAGTAATCCGCTTGGCTGCATAAACGGGCAAAATACAATGCGATCTGATCGAGGTTTTCGGGCGATCGGCACGTATAATACTTATTGATTGAATACATAGCACCTTTTTATGGGTATAAGAAACAGGGTTTTCTATTCGGAATTCTGCCTTGCGATTTAAGCGATTACGAGCTCATCGCTTTTGCTTTAGCCTAACGCCCCCTCTCGCTGTTTTAATatccaagcttctctttgCTAGCTATACTTCAATGATTATCTAGTCTCAACTCTTTGTTACCACACACTTTGCATTGAATTCATGTGACTTTATAGAAATAAAGATCCATCGATGTATTGGCTTCCTACCCTACTCTACTTGGGGGCTCTCCCCAGTTGCATCGCCCGTCAAATTCCACGCGATGACCACGATTCATCTCCCCTAAACGAGGACTtcgaaaagaaagtcaaCTGGGCCCTAAAACATTTCAGGATCCCTGGGCTCGCAATATCCGTAGTCCGCGGAGAGGATATCTTTGCCAAGGTTCGTATACACGTCGCGACGATATTGCTCGCCGTCTCTCACACAAAAACGTAGGGCTATGGTATATCTAATACGGAGACAACCAAACCAGTTACAGAACACACTCTGTTCGAAGGAGCCAGCACAACCAAAGCATTCACAGCAGCAGCCATCTCCCTTCTCGTAGATGACGACAAGTACCCCAATATCCAATGGACGACGCCAGTGCACGATATCCTCCCGGAGTTCGCTCTTGAAGACCCGTGGGCCACGACGCACGTCACACTCGAGGATATCCTATCCCATCGCTCCGGTCTACCGCGCCATGACTGGATCGCCAACGCAAACCTCACAATCCAGGAAGTTATTTCCAAACTACGCTACGCGGCCTTAACAGCACCCGTTCGCACAACATGGCAATACACGAACCTCTTGTACATGACAGCTGGCTATCTAATTGAGAAACAGACCGGTCAGGAACTGAAAGACTTCCTCCGCACCCGGATCTGGGAACCTCTTAACATGACAGAGACCTATTTCACCCCAACGGACGCCCAAGAGGCAAATGAAGACATAGCTAATGGGTATTACGTCGGCTCTGACCACCAGTGTAAAGATGCAGGCTATCCATCCCCGAAGATCCTCCGTGGAGCATCGGGTGTCCTGTCCTCCGCGACAGACTACGCAAAATGGCTCCGCGCCATGATCCATCGCAGGCCACCTCTATCCCCGGCCGGACATGCCGCAGTCACAAGTGCACATAGCATTGTCCTCCCGACAGTGGTTCCACCCTTTTCATCACCCAGTTCGTACGGATTCGGGTGGTTCCTACAATCGTATAAAGGTCACCCAGTGGTTCAACACACCGGCGCAATATATGGCTTCGGATCCATGGTCATCTTCCTACCAGACGTAGAGCTCGGCATCACCATCCTAGGGAATAACCTAATGTCCACGAATGCAGTTTCAAGTGTATTAGCTTACCATATAATCGACGAAGTCCTCAacattccagaagaagacagaTTCGACTGGGCTAAAGAGTAACATCCCCTCcccaccttctcctcaagTCATACCCTACATCCTACTCAGACCATACTAACAAAGTCCTAGAGCCGAAAAAGCCCTCAACGTCACAATCACCCCGGATCCACGAACCCTCTACCCAACAATCCCCAATCCACCCCTCCACCCACCTCTCCCTCTAACCAGCATCACGGGTTTATACACCCACCCAGCTTACCCAACCCTAAACTTCACAGAGAAATGCTCGCAGAAATCCATCATACCACCTCTAACGAACGCCACAACAGTCCCAAGGCTTTGTATGTTTTTTGTAGATCCTGCCGAACTGCCGGAGTCGCTTATCATGGAGATCGTGCATGTCTCTGGCGATGATTGGGTCTTTGGGTCTGAGTATGATGGGCTTGCGACGGCCACGAAAGTTCAGGTTAAGGCGGGACCTGATGGGTCGGTTGAACGGCTTGGGATTGAGGCGGATGGGGCTATGGCGGCTTTGGGGGAGAAGATTTGGTGGGATAAGAGTGATTGATCTGGGTCTTTATtgtgttggtggttgtgtttgGATAGGGTATGTTTGGAGGAGGGTAGATTGAATGAGTTTGAACATATGGAGAGGCAGGTCTCCGAGATTGGGGGGTATTGGGCATTAGTTGATTAATGTTTATTATTTCTGCTGGTATCAATAATACATAGAACTGGGTAAACTTGAAGGGCGAAGGTAAGAGTCAATCACGGCTCAGTGTTCGTCGATAATAACCTCGCCGACTCAGCATCCTCCAATGTGCCCCGGCTGTAATTGTCGAATTTAAGCTCCCCAACGAGCGTCTTCACATTACTGCTCCACGTCAGTATATGCGAAAGAGTCATACACGAAAGAACCTACCTCAATAAATCCCTCAAAGTAAAACCCACCACAGACCTCAGCACCTCCAGCGTCACAAATGCCGAAAAAGCCGGATCCTGTACATGGCGAATACTCAACAACTCACCATCAATCCTCTGCAAATGCCTTGCCAAGGGGAACGAATCACCGACAGACAAATACGGCGGCAAGGGCTGGGCATTGGCAAGCGAAGCCGACAAATGGCAAAGTAGCGAGGTTAgagaatgggaatggaaATCGGCAGATTGTAACGCGATCGAGGCGAGCTGCGAGACCCATCTTTCTCCCGAGTTACGAGAACTTTCCGTCTCCCTGGACGAGACATTTAGATGCTGGGTTGTATGTGCCATCAATGCCATGCTGGTTAGCATTCGCTggatctcggagatgatgtGGTCGTAAGTTTCCTTTGGGAATTTGCCGCCGATTGGGGGCTCGTATGTACTGAAGTGACTGTACGTGCGGAGTTGGTTTAGGAGcatcatttcttctttgaagatTTTGTGTCCGGAGGTTTCGAGCTTGTAGGATGCTGAGCGGGTGTCTTGGCCATTGCTTAGTTCGCCGTGGAGCCAGAGCTCGACGGTTGTGTGCATGCAGCTGTAAAATTTGGCGAGGACGAATAGTGCTCGACCAACGGATTTCCTCAGCGTGGACTTTGCGGTGATCGGGTATGGGAAAATGacccagaagaaggagatggcgCATCCGGCGGCAACGGCGGCGAGTTTGTAGGGTCCGAAGATGTAGATGGGGTAGTATGGTTGGCCGTTGGAGGTTGCGACCTCCATTCCTAGTTTGCGGACCTGGGTTGGTTAGCTATCTTGCGTATGTTCAAGTAACATCGACAGGCCTACCTGTAGTTCATAGCCAACAATGACATTCAGGGTGACGATTGAGATGATGGAAGGGCCGAAGTATTGAGGGACGTTCACGTAGAAATAGTACTATGGAGCAACCGTGAGAAATAGAATGAgttgagaatgaatgaagTCTTACCTCAAATACATTTGCCAGATATAGAAATACAATGACGCCGGGAGTTTTCTGATCGACAATGTACCAGACGACCAAGCTCAAGACTAGCGAGACGGCGGTAGCTACAATACGGGCCACGAAGCCAAACATAGATTGTCCACTTGTCGGGTTCATGCCGATCACAATGACAATCATAGCCCAGATGCACCTTTGGCGAATGAAGAAGTTCTGCGTTTGATGCAAAAACGCCAAT from Aspergillus oryzae RIB40 DNA, chromosome 7 includes the following:
- a CDS encoding uncharacterized protein (predicted protein), encoding MPKEMVDDPTQYRGRVTLTERFLYLVKKAYEGGEAINTMNALDWVGPDSSRVDEEDDDYVSMGEGGDESIGEMKKSKEDKDKYSVMTRSSTRRQDAESTLEELRTGTEQLSIEGQSHPYSSLEWKRGSISVSFDDSKSKWYYTAQRKRVYIQLHEDPDEGDIFVMNNLRHRARKYT
- a CDS encoding glycosyltransferase family 69 protein (predicted protein), coding for MWPAIDSLGFKMDWKFAQRHVLRLAAATAALLLVAFLYINFNVGSSTMGEAIRVNNKTQSCIDFDPATVSEKLHSTIRLKQHTYNNAEISEFVCSILNHDMNLTAKLDCSVSIDSRYEHLRPSPSGSPRIQYYFALDLYQAVHIILPLMGAIMEAIRYLGPEYCALSIVEGRSTDGTYAILAGLKTELAAMGVPYFLVRDYLDPKAGGENRITALSHLRNLALEPLLEESKSKHSRLASKPTIIFVNDIVICPEDILELIHQRVIQSASMTCAFDWNKNAGNFYDSWVSRSMSGNLFFEVTHDGRHWLGDDMFFDHPDSAARWDQTLPIQVYSCWGGMVTLDAEPFIRGSIAFRSSDKEECYMGEPMTLAKDLWKQGRGQILAVPSVNTGYEYDQARDAKGRRGYVHDIVNHTQYNTEAELVKWQKAPPPMVKCMPVFERQWWTTPV
- a CDS encoding cell wall mannoprotein 1 family protein (predicted protein): MRFSAIFTLGLAGTALATPLVERAGSSPTDIISGISDKTDALDSAIKAYNGGDPSKVESASADLISTITKGTDAIKSGDDISTTDALALPEPVQALTKKVEQAIDDIIAKKDKFVEAGAGGKVKDSLNQQKSAADGLASAITSKVPESLKEIAQSLSAGISTAIQKGVDAYKDVSDSVPSSSAGSSASATATGSASETGSASTTGSASATSSSVIPTSSGAASSSAAPSGSSTPTGSGSASATSPPLATGAANKATIGYSLGAVAMAAIAVAV